The following are from one region of the Thermoproteus uzoniensis 768-20 genome:
- a CDS encoding pyridoxal phosphate-dependent aminotransferase, with protein MDIVEALAEINKARPAYRLDIGEPDVEPPREVMEALRQMRDAPYGPSEGLPELREAIAGLFGVDRDEVVVVAGGRHGVAALMWAFRKAGIITTRPYYPGYLEIASAFDIRLDFVDAEEGRGWTPEFSRRGVYLVNYPNNPTGAVLDRGKVKELVDVAEFVISDEVYRDIAFAEFVSPLKLSPNVAVVYSFSKVFSVPGFRLGAVIAPRDVARLVVRFNRATVNSAPSVLQRAVAPLVPEIPRIAARLSEIYRRRVEIAKKALGLKFVEPKGAFYIFPRLGCSGSEFLKRALSRGVSALPGEVFGSPNYARIALVLPEDRLLTALSLLNEACPGA; from the coding sequence ATGGATATAGTGGAGGCGTTGGCCGAGATAAACAAGGCTAGGCCTGCCTATAGGCTCGATATAGGCGAGCCCGACGTCGAGCCTCCGAGGGAGGTGATGGAGGCTTTAAGACAGATGAGAGACGCGCCGTACGGCCCCTCCGAGGGTCTGCCCGAGCTCAGGGAGGCGATCGCCGGACTTTTCGGCGTAGATAGGGACGAGGTCGTGGTGGTCGCCGGCGGGAGGCACGGCGTGGCGGCACTTATGTGGGCCTTCAGGAAAGCCGGGATAATAACGACGAGGCCCTACTACCCCGGCTACCTCGAGATAGCCTCCGCGTTCGACATAAGGCTTGACTTCGTAGACGCCGAAGAGGGCCGCGGCTGGACCCCCGAGTTCTCCCGACGCGGGGTCTACCTCGTGAACTACCCCAACAACCCCACAGGCGCCGTGCTGGACAGAGGGAAGGTCAAGGAGCTTGTGGACGTCGCCGAGTTTGTGATAAGCGACGAGGTGTATAGGGATATCGCGTTTGCCGAGTTCGTGTCGCCTCTGAAGCTGTCCCCGAACGTCGCCGTGGTCTACAGCTTCAGCAAGGTCTTCTCCGTTCCCGGCTTCAGGCTGGGCGCAGTCATAGCGCCTAGAGACGTCGCGAGGCTCGTCGTCAGATTCAACAGAGCCACCGTCAACTCGGCCCCCTCTGTGTTGCAGAGGGCCGTCGCGCCTCTGGTGCCCGAGATACCGCGCATAGCCGCGAGGCTGTCGGAGATATACAGGCGGAGGGTCGAGATCGCCAAGAAGGCGTTGGGCTTAAAGTTCGTCGAGCCCAAAGGCGCCTTCTACATATTCCCGCGTCTGGGCTGCAGCGGCAGTGAGTTCTTGAAGAGGGCCCTCTCCCGCGGAGTCTCGGCGTTGCCGGGAGAGGTCTTCGGCTCGCCCAACTACGCGAGGATCGCGCTGGTGTTGCCGGAGGACAGGCTGTTGACCGCCCTGTCTTTGTTAAACGAGGCGTGTCCGGGCGCTTGA
- a CDS encoding shikimate dehydrogenase family protein, translating into MRLFAVIGDRVRRYSASPAMHNASFKSLGVDAYFIAVDVPKHGLSCFVDLARFNLAGFNVTIPHKEEIAKYLDGVVMEARAVGAVNTVKVERNLLVGYNTDYLAVYRLAGRYMEGGRVLVLGAGGAARAAVYAAVKAGAAEVVVANRTRERAESLAKEFSERFGARIRGVGLGDVGRADVVVNATPVHDTVLAPLDGARAYVEFVYNPPKTAMVELAEELGVAVVDGVDILVEQGAAAEEIWLGVKPDRSVMRRAVLEFLGVK; encoded by the coding sequence GTGAGGCTCTTCGCGGTGATCGGCGACCGCGTGAGGAGGTACTCGGCGTCGCCCGCGATGCACAACGCGTCTTTCAAGAGCCTGGGCGTCGACGCCTACTTCATAGCGGTGGACGTCCCGAAACACGGGCTGTCTTGCTTCGTCGACCTTGCCCGCTTCAACCTCGCGGGGTTCAACGTGACGATACCGCACAAGGAGGAGATAGCCAAGTATCTGGACGGCGTAGTGATGGAGGCGAGGGCCGTGGGCGCGGTGAACACGGTCAAGGTCGAGAGGAATCTCTTGGTGGGGTACAACACGGACTACCTCGCCGTCTACAGGCTTGCGGGGAGGTACATGGAGGGGGGCAGAGTTCTGGTACTGGGCGCTGGAGGCGCCGCGAGGGCCGCGGTGTACGCGGCGGTCAAGGCCGGTGCGGCGGAGGTAGTCGTGGCCAACAGAACCAGGGAGAGGGCTGAGTCCTTGGCCAAGGAGTTCTCCGAGAGGTTCGGCGCGAGGATCCGCGGCGTGGGGCTCGGCGATGTGGGGAGGGCCGACGTCGTCGTCAACGCGACGCCGGTCCACGACACGGTGTTGGCTCCGCTGGACGGCGCCAGGGCGTACGTGGAGTTCGTCTACAACCCGCCGAAGACCGCCATGGTCGAGCTCGCCGAGGAGCTAGGCGTCGCCGTGGTGGACGGCGTCGATATACTGGTCGAGCAGGGCGCCGCCGCCGAGGAGATATGGCTCGGCGTCAAGCCGGACAGATCGGTCATGCGTAGGGCCGTGTTGGAGTTCCTCGGAGTCAAGTAG
- a CDS encoding 1-deoxy-D-xylulose-5-phosphate synthase N-terminal domain-containing protein, whose product MGVGSLSELACEARRRLLIMAAYDPGIHIGSSLSVLDILTALYGTGRVRFNAHNGLSTRNYLVLSKGHAVHAIYALASVFGYLNLDELRETGSLGSRLQNHPEDDTPFVDVSNSGSLGLGIGMAVGLALGLRLRGATGRVYLVTGDGELDEGVSWESFAVVASYGLSNVVTIVDLNNAQLDGPSDEVLKKGDLAGRFKAMGFFVQTVDGHDVDKLVEALEAAEKAGAPSVIIARTVRGKGVQGLEGSIKQRIPRDEALELAGRLSCR is encoded by the coding sequence ATCGGGGTGGGGTCGTTGAGCGAGCTGGCTTGCGAGGCGAGGCGAAGGCTCCTCATAATGGCCGCGTACGATCCCGGCATCCATATAGGCTCCTCGTTGTCGGTGCTCGACATATTGACGGCGCTGTACGGCACTGGCCGCGTGAGGTTCAACGCCCACAACGGGCTGTCGACGAGGAACTACCTGGTCCTCTCGAAAGGACACGCAGTGCACGCCATATACGCCCTCGCCTCCGTCTTCGGATACCTTAACCTGGACGAGCTTAGGGAGACGGGCTCCCTGGGCAGCAGGCTCCAGAACCATCCCGAGGACGACACGCCGTTTGTCGACGTGTCCAACTCGGGCTCTCTAGGCCTCGGCATAGGCATGGCGGTAGGCCTCGCCCTAGGGCTTAGGCTGAGGGGCGCCACCGGCCGCGTGTATTTGGTGACGGGCGACGGCGAGCTCGACGAGGGGGTCTCCTGGGAGTCCTTCGCCGTGGTGGCCTCCTACGGCTTGAGCAACGTGGTGACGATCGTCGACCTCAACAACGCGCAGTTGGACGGGCCGTCGGACGAAGTGCTCAAGAAGGGCGATCTGGCGGGCCGGTTCAAGGCGATGGGCTTCTTCGTCCAGACGGTGGACGGCCACGACGTGGACAAGCTCGTCGAGGCGTTGGAGGCCGCCGAGAAGGCGGGCGCGCCGAGCGTCATCATAGCGAGGACCGTCAGGGGCAAGGGGGTGCAGGGCCTCGAAGGCTCTATAAAACAGAGGATACCTAGGGACGAGGCGCTGGAGCTCGCCGGCAGGCTATCATGTCGCTAG
- a CDS encoding 3-phosphoshikimate 1-carboxyvinyltransferase, whose amino-acid sequence MLCVRPSPISGDFAAPPSKPLSQRYILAAALAEGSTEVGPLELSDDVVAALRAAQPISKISLVGRRAVIGRREPEPVRAFSVGDSGFTLRVAAALYAGIKGATVIYASEQVSRRPLEDLVAVLRRYAEVVWMPGVLLIKSGGVRRVDVAIRGDITSQYVSGLMYLSAVAEEGGRIRVEGRKSWQYVEATADVLRRFGGRVRIEDGEIVVEGPLKSPGSVEVPGDYALSAFLLVGAAVTGGRVSVGGLGEGPDKAIIDVLRESGVSVKVSGNVVSAEGAPARPIDVDLSNAPDLAPPAALLAAFAPGRSALRGVEHLAYKESNRIETIRDVLGRMGVSAEYRDGALFVEGPPRARDVEFKCHGDHRICLMALVAARSVGGCVDDISPIAKTWPSAPLYLIA is encoded by the coding sequence ATGCTCTGCGTAAGGCCCTCCCCCATATCTGGCGACTTCGCGGCGCCGCCGTCTAAGCCCTTGAGCCAACGCTACATACTGGCCGCGGCGCTCGCCGAGGGCTCCACCGAGGTGGGGCCGCTGGAGTTGAGCGACGACGTAGTGGCCGCCTTGAGGGCCGCACAGCCTATCTCGAAAATATCGCTCGTAGGCCGGAGGGCCGTGATAGGGAGGAGAGAGCCGGAGCCCGTGCGCGCCTTCAGCGTCGGGGATTCGGGCTTCACGTTGAGGGTGGCCGCGGCCCTCTACGCCGGCATCAAGGGCGCCACGGTGATATACGCCTCGGAGCAGGTCAGCAGGAGGCCTCTGGAGGACTTGGTGGCCGTGCTGAGGAGGTACGCCGAGGTCGTCTGGATGCCGGGTGTCTTGCTCATCAAGAGCGGCGGAGTCAGACGCGTGGACGTGGCCATACGCGGCGACATCACTTCGCAGTACGTCAGCGGGCTTATGTACCTCTCGGCCGTGGCCGAGGAGGGCGGGCGCATTAGGGTGGAGGGGAGGAAGTCGTGGCAGTACGTGGAGGCAACGGCAGACGTCCTCAGAAGATTCGGCGGCAGGGTCCGGATAGAGGACGGCGAGATCGTCGTCGAGGGGCCCTTGAAGTCGCCGGGCTCCGTCGAGGTGCCGGGGGACTACGCCCTTTCGGCCTTCTTGCTAGTGGGCGCCGCGGTGACCGGAGGCCGCGTCTCGGTGGGCGGGCTGGGGGAGGGGCCCGACAAGGCGATAATAGACGTGCTCAGGGAGTCTGGGGTCTCGGTTAAAGTGTCTGGCAACGTCGTATCCGCGGAGGGGGCGCCGGCGAGGCCTATCGACGTCGATCTGTCCAACGCGCCTGACTTGGCCCCTCCGGCGGCTCTTCTGGCCGCCTTCGCGCCGGGCCGTAGCGCGTTGAGGGGCGTGGAGCACCTTGCGTATAAGGAGTCAAACAGGATAGAGACCATAAGGGACGTGTTGGGCAGGATGGGGGTCTCCGCCGAATATAGGGACGGGGCCTTGTTCGTCGAAGGGCCTCCGAGGGCTAGAGACGTCGAGTTCAAGTGCCACGGAGATCACAGGATATGCTTGATGGCACTCGTCGCGGCGAGGTCCGTAGGCGGTTGCGTCGACGACATATCGCCGATAGCCAAGACTTGGCCCTCGGCGCCGCTCTACCTCATTGCTTAA
- a CDS encoding transketolase family protein yields MSLVEELTPREAAGKALADLGDLRNDVVVLVADTGETTRARFFAERHPDRFFNVGIAEQAMAAIAAGLASAGFMPYALTFAAFMARAWEIIRNSIARLNLPVRLVGTHAGFSDAYDGPSHQALEDLALFRVLPNFTVIAPADSCETYRAVMASAEVKGPVYIRVGRDFHVPTTCDMYKVFEVGKGYVALDGHDVALLTTGQMLSFALDAAHILKEKGISAAVLHFPTVKPLDLTLLSRYARTVKAIVTVEEHVVHGGFGSAVAEALINLGPKPMAIMGVKGFGRTAKSPADLYQFFGLTPDNIAARAEELISLSR; encoded by the coding sequence ATGTCGCTAGTCGAGGAGCTCACGCCGAGGGAGGCCGCCGGTAAGGCGCTCGCCGATCTGGGCGATTTGAGGAACGACGTAGTCGTGTTGGTGGCTGACACTGGGGAGACCACCAGGGCTAGGTTCTTCGCCGAGAGGCACCCCGACAGGTTCTTCAACGTCGGCATTGCTGAGCAGGCAATGGCCGCCATAGCGGCGGGCCTGGCCAGCGCCGGATTTATGCCCTACGCCTTGACGTTCGCGGCGTTTATGGCCAGAGCTTGGGAGATAATAAGGAACTCCATAGCGCGCCTCAACCTTCCCGTCCGCTTGGTGGGCACCCACGCCGGCTTCTCCGACGCCTACGACGGCCCGTCGCACCAGGCGTTGGAGGACCTGGCGCTCTTCCGCGTACTGCCGAACTTCACCGTGATCGCGCCGGCCGATTCCTGCGAGACGTATAGGGCCGTCATGGCCTCCGCCGAGGTCAAGGGCCCCGTCTACATAAGGGTGGGCAGGGACTTCCACGTGCCTACCACCTGCGACATGTATAAGGTCTTCGAGGTGGGGAAGGGCTACGTCGCTCTCGACGGCCACGACGTCGCCCTGCTGACAACCGGCCAGATGTTGAGCTTTGCCTTGGACGCGGCGCATATACTCAAGGAGAAGGGGATATCGGCCGCCGTCCTGCACTTCCCCACTGTGAAGCCGCTGGACCTCACGCTCCTGTCGCGCTACGCGAGGACGGTGAAGGCGATAGTCACCGTCGAGGAGCACGTGGTCCACGGCGGCTTCGGCTCCGCGGTCGCCGAGGCGTTGATAAACCTGGGGCCTAAGCCCATGGCCATAATGGGCGTCAAGGGCTTCGGGAGGACCGCGAAGAGCCCCGCCGACCTCTACCAGTTCTTCGGCCTAACCCCCGACAACATAGCGGCTAGGGCCGAGGAGTTGATCTCCCTATCTAGATGA
- a CDS encoding 3-dehydroquinate synthase, translating to MREFSYRHSRGATKFVVGRGLDVRSFVGGRAVYLVDANSGAAFEDALVLGGGEEVKSLEVLTKVYEHLMSRGADRSTYLVAVGGGALLDLATFAAGTYMRGMRLALVPTTLLAMIDAAIGGKGAVDWGRVKNLVGVFYQPDVIIADLRFVDRLPDRVYASAFAEAVKYGVTLDGDFFAWLKANAAGLRRRDGALLEEAVYRCAKIKASVVEEDEFETKGVRQVLNFGHTVGHAVERLLGLLHGEAVSVGMAVEGAAAVEAGLFKEAHLDELLGLLTAFGLPTKVCLGPDDVQEAKRLVERDKKRRGDRLLMPVPTDIGRWVLEEVPLESVKKVIERLRCPA from the coding sequence ATGAGGGAGTTCTCCTACCGGCACAGCAGAGGCGCCACGAAGTTCGTGGTCGGCAGAGGCCTCGACGTACGCTCGTTCGTGGGGGGCAGGGCGGTCTACCTCGTCGACGCCAACTCGGGCGCGGCGTTCGAGGACGCCCTAGTGCTGGGAGGCGGCGAGGAGGTCAAGAGCTTGGAGGTCCTCACCAAGGTGTACGAGCATCTGATGTCCCGCGGCGCCGACAGGTCGACGTATTTGGTGGCCGTCGGGGGCGGGGCCCTGTTGGACCTAGCCACGTTCGCCGCAGGGACGTACATGAGAGGCATGCGGCTTGCCTTGGTCCCCACGACCCTGCTCGCCATGATCGACGCGGCGATAGGAGGAAAGGGGGCCGTCGACTGGGGTCGCGTCAAGAACCTGGTAGGCGTGTTCTACCAGCCCGACGTGATAATCGCCGATCTGAGGTTCGTGGATCGGCTCCCCGACAGAGTCTACGCCTCAGCCTTCGCCGAGGCGGTGAAGTACGGAGTGACGCTGGACGGCGACTTCTTCGCCTGGCTTAAGGCCAATGCGGCCGGGCTGAGGAGGAGGGACGGAGCGCTTCTGGAGGAGGCGGTCTACAGATGTGCCAAGATAAAGGCTTCGGTAGTCGAGGAGGACGAGTTCGAGACTAAGGGGGTGAGACAGGTGCTCAATTTCGGACACACTGTGGGCCACGCGGTGGAGAGGCTTCTGGGTCTGCTACACGGCGAGGCCGTCTCAGTGGGCATGGCCGTCGAGGGCGCCGCGGCTGTCGAGGCCGGCCTCTTTAAGGAGGCGCACCTAGACGAGCTCTTGGGCCTCTTGACGGCCTTCGGCCTCCCGACGAAGGTCTGCCTGGGGCCGGACGACGTGCAGGAGGCCAAACGCCTGGTGGAGCGCGACAAGAAGAGGAGGGGCGATCGCCTGCTCATGCCGGTGCCTACAGACATAGGCAGATGGGTCCTGGAGGAAGTGCCGCTCGAATCGGTCAAGAAGGTCATAGAGAGGCTGAGGTGTCCCGCGTAA
- a CDS encoding type I 3-dehydroquinate dehydratase produces MERPRDLEKALRSPARCVEARLDPYRGELAPVVDLLGELARSKTLIVTVRSPAEGGHFKGSEEERLSVYLKALDAAPQYVDVELAAKIREDVVRAKGPAKAILSRHDFGGTPDLEILRGWVREAEEGGADVVKIATTARSWDDNFKVLSLVGRGGKPVVAFAMGPLGVMSRIFAPLMGAPFTYAALDAPAAPGQLSYGAMEAIYSSLGIYSNLSSLPDMRAALDAVDSALIHLLKLRLEICRDIGRLKKSLGLSVYDDSREAEVLKRAGDFKQLFDLVVQMCKAVQIVVPT; encoded by the coding sequence GTGGAGAGACCTAGAGATCTCGAGAAGGCGTTAAGGTCGCCGGCCAGATGCGTCGAGGCCCGTCTAGATCCCTATAGGGGCGAGCTCGCCCCCGTCGTCGATCTGTTGGGCGAGCTGGCGAGGTCGAAGACCTTGATAGTGACCGTCAGATCGCCCGCTGAGGGCGGCCACTTCAAGGGCTCGGAGGAGGAGAGGCTCTCCGTCTACCTTAAGGCTCTCGACGCGGCGCCGCAGTACGTCGACGTCGAGCTCGCGGCAAAGATAAGGGAGGACGTGGTGAGGGCCAAGGGGCCCGCCAAGGCTATCTTGAGCAGACACGATTTCGGGGGGACGCCGGATCTCGAGATCCTGAGGGGATGGGTCCGCGAGGCCGAGGAGGGCGGGGCGGACGTGGTGAAGATAGCCACTACGGCCAGAAGCTGGGATGACAATTTCAAGGTCTTGTCGCTGGTAGGCCGCGGCGGAAAGCCCGTGGTGGCGTTCGCCATGGGCCCCCTCGGCGTTATGTCCAGAATCTTCGCCCCCCTCATGGGGGCCCCCTTCACATACGCCGCTCTGGACGCGCCGGCGGCGCCGGGCCAGCTGAGCTATGGGGCGATGGAGGCTATATATTCCTCGCTGGGGATATATAGCAACCTATCGTCGTTACCCGATATGAGGGCCGCGCTCGACGCAGTGGACTCGGCCTTGATCCATCTGCTAAAGCTGAGGCTCGAGATATGCAGAGACATAGGCAGGTTGAAGAAGTCGCTGGGCCTCTCGGTGTACGACGACAGCAGAGAGGCCGAGGTGCTGAAACGCGCAGGCGACTTCAAACAGCTTTTCGACTTAGTGGTCCAGATGTGTAAGGCAGTGCAGATAGTCGTGCCTACTTGA
- a CDS encoding alpha/beta hydrolase family protein codes for MEPKDLAKLVLISNPALDGGRGYFVYTKINIKKDRYDSSIWEVDLSSLEKRAILPGPADIAPLPKDGRIAFLSRRGLGKKSRGIGLWILERGGVPRRLAYFPLGVLDLSWSPDGSRLAVVAYRGRPEKDVKHVEGLPLWMNDFGFSYNVESHLYLVDAASGVKKAATEGWARVRHAAWSPDGRYIAYTVARDQLRPYLVDLVVYDVAAKTHKVLARGLESAHHVAWSPKSDAVAVAGHKMPRGFASHNRIYVYWLDGSERCLTCNFDRNVVNTLNSDVRGPSYAPVVQWAGDFVYFVATVGGSAELYRVDMDGKVERVIGGEGVVDEFAVDGSGRILYTFMTADSPKELYLYEGGRIERLTSFNDFAKESLGFLKPEHFTFKASDGADIEGWALMPKGAGKRPWVLYIHGGPKTAYGWSFMFEFQLLASKGYAVVYTNPRGSDGYSEEFADIRCRYGERDYQDLMEAVDYVLARFELDERRAAVAGGSYGGFMTNWIVTHTDRFAAAITQRSICDWISMFGTTDIGWYFVEDQICCTPWRDRDRCIEKSPLFYAGRVKTPTLVIHSIEDYRTWLDQGVAFYTALKLNGVETKLVLFPGESHELTRKGKPRHRIEDLKQKLEWLDRHLGKNLKSGPG; via the coding sequence ATGGAGCCAAAGGACTTGGCCAAGCTCGTCTTGATCTCCAACCCGGCCCTCGACGGCGGCAGGGGGTACTTCGTATATACCAAGATAAATATCAAGAAGGATAGGTACGACTCGTCGATTTGGGAGGTGGATCTGTCCAGTCTGGAAAAGAGGGCGATCCTCCCCGGCCCGGCCGACATAGCGCCTTTGCCTAAGGATGGGCGCATCGCCTTTCTATCCCGGCGAGGTCTGGGCAAAAAGTCCAGAGGGATAGGGCTCTGGATATTGGAGAGGGGCGGCGTCCCTAGACGGCTGGCCTACTTCCCTCTCGGCGTCCTGGACCTCTCGTGGTCGCCCGACGGCTCGAGGCTCGCGGTGGTCGCCTACAGGGGAAGGCCGGAGAAGGACGTGAAACACGTGGAGGGGCTACCGCTCTGGATGAACGACTTCGGCTTCTCCTACAACGTCGAGTCACACCTATATCTGGTCGACGCCGCGAGCGGGGTGAAGAAGGCGGCGACCGAGGGCTGGGCTCGGGTGAGGCACGCCGCCTGGAGCCCCGACGGGCGCTACATAGCCTATACCGTGGCCAGAGACCAGCTGAGGCCCTATCTGGTCGACCTGGTCGTCTACGACGTGGCGGCCAAGACCCATAAGGTCCTCGCCAGAGGGCTCGAGTCGGCCCACCACGTGGCTTGGAGCCCCAAGTCGGATGCGGTCGCCGTGGCTGGCCACAAGATGCCGAGGGGCTTCGCCTCGCACAACAGAATCTACGTCTATTGGCTCGACGGATCCGAGCGGTGCCTTACCTGCAACTTCGACAGGAACGTGGTCAACACCCTCAACAGCGACGTGAGGGGGCCCAGCTACGCCCCCGTGGTCCAGTGGGCGGGCGACTTCGTCTACTTCGTGGCCACCGTCGGGGGCTCTGCGGAGCTCTACAGAGTCGATATGGACGGGAAGGTCGAGAGGGTGATAGGCGGCGAGGGCGTCGTCGACGAGTTCGCGGTGGACGGAAGCGGGCGGATCCTCTACACCTTCATGACGGCCGACTCGCCTAAGGAGCTCTACCTGTATGAGGGCGGGCGGATAGAGAGGCTCACCTCCTTCAACGACTTCGCGAAGGAGTCCTTGGGCTTCTTGAAGCCGGAGCACTTCACCTTCAAGGCGAGCGACGGCGCCGATATAGAGGGCTGGGCGCTTATGCCTAAAGGCGCGGGGAAGAGGCCTTGGGTCCTCTACATACACGGCGGCCCCAAGACTGCGTACGGCTGGAGCTTCATGTTCGAGTTCCAGCTACTGGCCTCTAAGGGGTACGCCGTAGTCTACACGAACCCCAGAGGATCCGACGGCTACAGCGAGGAGTTCGCCGACATAAGGTGCAGGTACGGCGAGAGGGACTACCAGGACTTGATGGAGGCCGTGGACTACGTCTTAGCCCGTTTCGAGCTTGACGAGAGGCGGGCGGCGGTTGCCGGGGGATCCTACGGCGGCTTCATGACCAACTGGATAGTGACCCACACGGACCGCTTCGCCGCCGCGATAACCCAGAGATCTATCTGCGACTGGATATCCATGTTCGGCACCACCGATATAGGGTGGTACTTCGTCGAGGACCAGATCTGTTGCACGCCCTGGAGGGATAGGGACAGATGTATAGAGAAGAGCCCGTTGTTCTACGCCGGGAGGGTCAAGACGCCGACGTTGGTGATCCACTCGATAGAGGACTACAGGACTTGGCTGGACCAAGGCGTGGCGTTCTACACAGCGCTTAAGCTGAACGGGGTCGAGACCAAGCTTGTGTTGTTTCCAGGCGAGTCCCACGAGCTGACCAGGAAGGGGAAGCCGAGGCACAGGATCGAGGACCTTAAACAGAAGCTTGAGTGGCTGGACAGACATCTCGGGAAAAACCTTAAATCGGGCCCCGGATAG